The following coding sequences lie in one Nitrospira sp. genomic window:
- a CDS encoding DUF3108 domain-containing protein produces the protein MFSLSRSRLHPIRLHLILGLLMLPLALSAAPVSPAAESAAGIPGQSAPAAAPLPFANGERLAYDVTWLGMRAGIATMVVQEGADDQGKPQLILNMTARSSPTVTKFYPVDNRGVSHVDLESFLPRHMTFARREGKRFNDFDYIFRHREGLVTAVKDGKTDELAIPPDVQDAMSCLYYVRKVLPFVPGAALSLTVHHDKKNYKMDVRVEGLETIEGRWGKQETARVVVIMPFQGIFLNEGNIRVWFTTDAQRVPVRMKAKVVIGSIVAELTEGYGAVARP, from the coding sequence CAGTGCCGCGCCCGTTTCCCCGGCAGCGGAATCGGCTGCGGGAATCCCCGGGCAATCCGCTCCCGCCGCTGCGCCTCTTCCGTTCGCGAACGGTGAACGCTTGGCCTACGATGTGACGTGGCTGGGCATGCGAGCGGGCATCGCCACCATGGTCGTGCAGGAAGGTGCCGACGACCAGGGAAAGCCGCAGCTCATTTTGAACATGACGGCCCGGTCGAGCCCCACGGTCACGAAGTTCTATCCCGTCGACAATCGTGGAGTCTCCCACGTCGATCTGGAATCGTTCCTCCCCAGGCACATGACGTTCGCCAGACGCGAGGGGAAACGCTTCAATGATTTCGACTATATCTTTCGGCATCGCGAAGGCCTGGTGACCGCGGTGAAGGATGGCAAAACCGACGAGCTGGCCATCCCGCCGGATGTGCAGGATGCCATGTCGTGTTTGTACTATGTCCGGAAGGTGCTGCCGTTTGTCCCTGGCGCTGCACTGAGCCTCACGGTCCATCACGATAAGAAAAACTACAAGATGGATGTGCGGGTCGAGGGGCTGGAAACCATCGAAGGCCGCTGGGGGAAGCAGGAAACGGCTCGGGTCGTCGTGATCATGCCGTTTCAGGGCATTTTCCTCAACGAAGGCAACATTCGAGTCTGGTTCACCACCGATGCACAGCGGGTGCCGGTCCGCATGAAGGCCAAAGTTGTGATCGGGTCGATTGTCGCGGAACTGACCGAGGGCTATGGCGCGGTCGCTCGGCCGTAA